Proteins from one Mercurialis annua linkage group LG7, ddMerAnnu1.2, whole genome shotgun sequence genomic window:
- the LOC126656409 gene encoding uncharacterized protein LOC126656409 translates to MAAGTEGINLNAAPILNGNEEIGQAGATVEDLLKEQTLLKQRVQALEDALRTPKQSETSSRMQHMAAASAIPLINSGKILVALGLACTFFGLALEYISKKPQCTSLISG, encoded by the coding sequence ATGGCTGCTGGTACCGAGGGAATCAATCTGAACGCAGCTCCAATCTTGAACGGAAACGAAGAAATTGGTCAGGCTGGTGCAACAGTGGAAGACCTTCTGAAGGAGCAAACCCTACTAAAACAAAGAGTTCAGGCACTCGAGGATGCTTTACGCACACCGAAACAATCTGAAACCTCTTCAAGAATGCAACATATGGCCGCCGCCTCTGCTATTCCCCTAATAAACTCCGGCAAGATTCTGGTTGCGCTGGGATTGGCCTGTACCTTCTTTGGGCTCGCATTGGAGTACATCTCCAAAAAACCGCAATGTACTTCATTGATTTCTGGGTAA